In Daphnia pulicaria isolate SC F1-1A chromosome 9, SC_F0-13Bv2, whole genome shotgun sequence, a single genomic region encodes these proteins:
- the LOC124313797 gene encoding uncharacterized protein LOC124313797 translates to MASFNRQRCHVAILFLLLSSAIGSPSGESLREINARKKLQFNNEAHITSTTTPAANPLDETTTETTNQNETSIFVSPTINTTLETLSDNPISETTQETQKSVNGEQQKQLNISHSGNNTRLPYQRNTSITNRPRSPTGTAPRESALERRLNVATSTPTTVNAKEAEESVTSEGNGTFRAEDLLTPLPGIAYFFAQLMSMSLQNLDTAFRGTVRNLSPVAQYAHSFRTTLLQISQKLNNAFLVSRTNADQIKMHSLFVPSKVKEAAGYLEKLGNSSRIIKFIYLPLKNLKETSDQTLNLSSQIAGKFGELVYLVDELSKIHTSSKSDKEEQLNFVSTEINLKNTEKNKIERDLTFIENEIENLKKQTRLDEKAFYDTIDALNHLKEDKSQCYWYWLTRSTYCPPPDPKQIQKINQSQRIAKGKLENTMKSLHAKEEEAREKREERNQLLITTESLRHEMNQLNEDLQLLGKTSDPLNRIRNNNTLNELDKSWKKFVDICRGIQSGAKKNLEIIEDANRTSTHWSQQHSEKISFNLNKIKEDLHFVKTVIEFYLEGSSENIVEIFAEVEQMMTKRENPEELERSLREQCNKATEEIKTLTERNKGPTQTQTPKPIQKGKDSRSEKHV, encoded by the exons ATGGCATCGTTTAATCGACAAAGATGTCATGtagcaattttatttcttcttttatcttcCGCCATCGGATCTCCttccg GGGAATCGTTGAGAGAGATAAACGCTCGAAAAAAGTTACAATTCAATAACGAAGCACATATAACATCAACTACAACTCCAGCAGCTAATCCATTGGACGAAACAA CCACTGAAACTACAAATCAAAACGAGACTTCAATTTTCGTCTCCCCTACAATCAATACTACCCTGGAAACTTTATCTGATAATCCAATATCAGAGACGACACAAGAGACGCAGAAATCTGTGAATGGAGAACAGCAAAAACAGTTGAATATTTCTCATTCTGGGAACAACACAAGATTGCCGTATCAACGAAATACGTCCATAACAAATCGTCCGAGAAGTCCTACGGGAACCGCGCCAAGAGAATCGGCGCTAGAACGCAGGTTGAATGTGGCAACATCTACCCCGACCACAGTGAATGCTAAAG AAGCAGAGGAATCTGTCACTTCTGAAGGAAACGGAACCTTTCGCGCAGAAGACTTACTTACGCCACTTCCTGGCATCGCATATTTTTTCGCGCAATTGATGAGTATGTCCTTGCAAAATCTTGACACAGCTTTTAGGGGAACTGTAAGAAATCTGTCTCCAGTTGCTCAATATGCCCACAGCTTCCGCACCACTCTATTGCAGATTAGTCAAAAGCTCAACAACGCTTTCTTAGTCTCCCGTACTAATGCAGACCAAATTAAAATGCACAGTCTATTTGTACCcagtaaagtaaaagaagCCGCCGGTTATTTGGAGAAATTAGGAAATTCCAGccgaataattaaatttatatatttaccGTTGAAGAATTTGAAAGAGACCAGCGACCAGACTTTAAATCTCTCCAGTCAAATAGCCGGCAAGTTTGGGGAGTTGGTTTATTTAGTCGACGAGCTTTCTAAGATTCACACTTCGTCCAAGTCAGATAAGGAGGAACAATTGAATTTCGTCTCCACTgagataaatttgaaaaacactgagaagaataaaatagaGCGGGACTTAActtttattgaaaatgaaattgagaaCTTAAAAAAGCAAACACGATTAGATGAAAAAGCATTTTATGATACAATAGATGCCTTAAATCACTTGAAAGAGGACAAATCTCAGTGTTATTGGTACTGGCTCACTCGCAGTACGTATTGTCCCCCACCTGATCCTAAGCAAATTCAGAAGATCAATCAGTCGCAAAGAATTGCCAAAGGAAAACTAGAAAATACGATGAAATCACTTcatgccaaagaagaagaagctcgggagaaaagagaagaaagaaatcagTTATTGATCACAACCGAAAGCTTGAGACATGAAATGAACCAACTTAATGAAGACTTGCAGCTGCTTGGGAAAACCAGCGACCCACTCAATCggataagaaataataatactttAAATGAACTGGACaagagttggaaaaaatttgtcGACATTTGTAGAGGCATTCAATCTGGTGCCAAGAAAAACCTCGAAATTATTGAAGACGCAAATCGTACTTCTACCCATTGGAGCCAACAACATTCCGAAAAAATTTCGTTCAACTTGAATAAGATAAAGGAAGACTTGCATTTTGTTAAAACCGTTATCGAATTCTACCTGGAGGGATCCAGTGAAAATATTGTGGAAATTTTTGCAGAAGTGGAGCAAATGATGACGAAAAGAGAGAACCCAGAAGAACTAGAGCGCAGTCTTAGAGAACAATGTAACAAAGCAACTGAAGAGATTAAAACGCTAACAGAAAGGAATAAGGGACCAACCCAAACCCAAACTCCGAAACCGATTCAAAAAGGTAAAGATAGTCGCTCTGAAAAACATGTTTAA
- the LOC124313798 gene encoding uncharacterized protein LOC124313798 — MAAQYPNTVRLGIYVQLLVCLTFFGWTTAVPSFGLYELKRLRDGQTPAWNLTADLENSPVMTPSINLSCEERYHSSEKFAFDETNLYDEIRTLMKTYYNWGELLAPAPIAISVLGQLILMSNKRLDFPIDENLPTGGFKFIKYPKSFRTTLLQISHGGYLAFLKAHTNMDKIRMYNSNVSSHIKDATRYLMSKQELYIVNLLPISLGRIKEAADQSKELSQEVVAEFTTVMNLIEETINAVADTKDKKKIKLKRVETDLKMTEIVKQYSDDEADLLKQKEKQLAKMLGNFERRQQDIYVETSNGDECLNLNLSREREKGGHEKHPDIFFRAGNWKYTFQENSINRDPCYEENSQQLLDLLIKMAQFRDAVYETWQGSSDYQQFNFTGNVESLNNTYNSFQPCTSVKVILAKLAELIKKLKNTKFDAKRKLEMMCPGTEEMDDLAFLVNHLRAEKIKEVAVEKSTMMENVKLADTWTKVYENQFEMLEEMIQTTKRMLSLNAQRTDIRRQKTMQILSSIKSLNLNRVTYQEAIQALKEALIELGQLKEDWSKLIRFFSNIAKFIDDAAKESFAFIDAVHSLSEDISGLDVTVLVEELLGHIGKANEAAFLVHEIANMYVTVSEKYILDSISTLDTMISIDVNKVGLVGIKRQQNKLSEDGRIAYEGILQMIKDDEDSIEKKILKRHDEITREFEWITNCKSPEDNEL; from the exons ATACGGTCAGACTGGGAATTTATGTCCAGTTGCTtgtttgtttaactttttttggtTGGACAACAGCAGTGCCATCATTTGGGCTAT atgAACTAAAAAGACTCCGCGATGGGCAGACACCGGCTTGGAATCTAACTGCGGATTTAGAAAATAGCCCAGTGATGACACCGTCAATAAACC TATCGTGTGAAGAACGATACCATTCTTCAGAGAAATTCGCTTTTGACGAGACCAATCTTTACGACGAAATAAGAACACTAATGAAAACGTACTACAATTGGGGTGAACTTCTAGCTCCCGCTCCCATTGCCATCAGTGTTCTAGGCCAACTCATCCTCATGTCTAACAAGAGATTGGATTTTCCCATcgatgaaaatttaccaacCGGCGGTTTCAAGTTTATCAAGTACCCCAAGAGTTTCCGAACCACTTTGCTTCAAATCAGCCATGGTGGTTACCTGGCCTTCCTCAAAGCTCACACCAACATGGACAAGATCCGAATGTACAATTCAAACGTGTCCAGCCACATCAAGGACGCCACCCGCTACCTGATGTCCAAACAAGAGCTTTACATCGTCAACTTACTGCCCATATCGCTGGGACGCATTAAAGAAGCGGCCGACCAGAGTAAAGAGCTTTCGCAAGAAGTGGTTGCCGAATTCACCACGGTAATGAATCTGATTGAGGAGACTATCAATGCagtggccgataccaaagataaaaagaagattAAGTTGAAGAGGGTTGAAACGGATCTGAAGATGACCGAGATAGTCAAACAATATTCAGATGACGAAGCGGATTTGctgaaacagaaagaaaaacaattggcCAAAATGTTGGGCAACTTTGAGAGACGTCAGCAAGACATTTACGTCGAAACGTCTAACGGGGACGAATGTCTTAATCTCAACCTGAGCAGGGAGCGAGAAAAAGGAGGTCACGAAAAACACCCGGACATCTTTTTTCGTGCCGGCAACTGGAAGTACACTTTTCAAGAGAACAGCATCAACAGAGATCCTTGTTATGAAGAGAACAGTCAACAGCTGCTTGACCTGCTCATTAAAATGGCACAATTTAGAGATGCTGTGTACGAAACTTGGCAAGGATCTTCTGACTACCAGCAATTCAATTTTACCGGAAATGTTGAGTCGCTAAACAACACATACAACAGCTTCCAGCCTTGTACGAGTGTAAAAGTCATTCTCGCCAAATTAGCGGAATTaatcaagaaattgaaaaacaccAAGTTTGACGCCAAGCGGAAACTGGAAATGATGTGTCCGGGGACAGAAGAAATGGACGATTTGGCTTTTCTCGTGAACCACCTGCGTgcggaaaaaatcaaagaagttGCCGTGGAAAAATCGACCATGATGGAAAACGTTAAGTTGGCTGACACTTGGACCAAGGTGTACGAGAACCAATTTGAAATGCTGGAGGAAATGATTCAAACAACCAAACGTATGCTGAGCCTCAACGCGCAGAGGACGGACATTCGACGACAAAAGACGATGCAAATATTAAGCTCTATTAAGAGTCTGAATTTAAACAGAGTCACATATCAAGAGGCTATCCAAGCTCTGAAAGAAGCCCTAATCGAGCTGGGACAGTTGAAAGAAGATTGGAGTAAACTGATTCGATTCTTTTCTAATATCGCCAAATTCATCGACGACGCCGCCAAAGAGAGTTTCGCGTTTATCGATGCCGTCCATTCGTTAAGTGAGGATATTTCCGGCTTGGATGTTACCGTCTTAGTTGAGGAACTGCTGGGTCACATTGGAAAAGCCAACGAAGCGGCCTTTCTCGTCCACGAGATCGCCAACATGTACGTGACCGTTTCGGAAAAATACATCTTAGATAGCATTTCTACGTTGGACACCATGATCAGCATTGACGTCAACAAGGTTGGACTAGTTGGAATCAAGAGGCAGCAAAACAAACTGTCGGAAGACGGTCGAATAGCTTATGAAGGGATCCTGCAAATGATTAAGGACGACGAGGAttcgattgaaaagaaaatactaaAGCGGCATGATGAAATCACGAGAGAATTCGAATGGATAACCAACTGCAAATCTCCCGAAGACAACGAACTTTAA